The DNA segment CCGGGTGGTCCGGGTACCAGGCCGGTGGGATGGTCCGCGCGACCATCTCTGAAGCCGGAAGCCGCCACTGTGGGCGCTGCGGCCAGGACATGAAGCCGGTCGAGAAGCACGGGTGGTCCAGGTTTCTCAGCTGGCTCGCGCTCCTCGAATTCGGCTCTGTGATCGCCGCGATCGTCGCCGCGGTCACCACGGTGAGCTCCGACAGCGGCGGCGGCATCGGCAGACTCGTCCTCTGGCCCACCGCCGTGCATCCGGCCTGGCTGGGCATCGTCGCCGCGATCGCCGCGTTCATCGTCACCGCGGGCTTGGCCGGGTCGGCCGGTCGGCGGGCCGCAGCGGGCACGGCCTGCCCCGAGTGCGCTCGTCGTTAGCTTCGAAGAACTGTCTCGCGTGGGGCAGCGGCTGCATTAAGGTGCACGCTCCACCAAGTCCGAGGGGGATCATGGAGACGGCCACCGGCTCACCGAAGGCATCGAAGCCCCCGGAGGCGTCCAAGACCCTCGAATCGCCCCTGCGCCTCCCCGCGTTCCGGCGGTTCGTGGTGGCGAACGTCGTTTCGGCGAGCGGGTCGGCGATGGCGCCGATCGCGCTCGCCTACTCGGTGATCGAGGAGGGGGGCGGGGCCGGGTCGCTGGGGGTCGTGCTCGCGGTGAACACCGTGCCCACGATCCTGTTCCTGCTCATGGGCGGCCTGTTCGCGGACCGGTGGTCGCGCAGCCGCATCCTGTTCCTGGGGAACCTGGCGGCAGCGGGCGCGCAGGGGCGCTGGCCATGACCGTGGCCACGGGGCACGCGACGACGGCGTCGATCGCGGCCTGCGGCTTCGTGTCGGGGACGGCGGCGTCGTTCATCGTGCCGGCCACGCAGGGTGTCGTCGCGCAGATCGTCCCCGGGGAACACCTCCAGCGGGCCAACGCGTTGCTCAGGCTGCCGGGCAACACGGTGAAGGTGCTGGGCCCGGTCGTCGGCGGTTTCGTCGTCGCCCTGAGCGGCGCGGCCTGGGCGCTGGCCTTCGACGCGTGCAGCTTCGCCGTCGCGGCCGTCCTGCTGCTGGGCCTGCGCCTGGCCGTGCCGCCCGCCGCGGCCGGCGGTGTCCTGGCCGACCTGCGGGCCGGCTGGACGGGGTTCTGGTCCCGTACCTGGCTGTGGACCTACACGGCCGCCGGGACCGTCCTCGTCGCCGCGTGGCTGGCCGGATTCCAGCTCCTCGGCCCGCTCGTCGCCGCCCGCCGGTACGCCGGGGCCCGCGACTGGGGCCTGGTCCAGGCGGCGTTCTCCTGCGGGCTGCTGGCGGGGACCCTGGTGTGCCTGCGGTGGAAGCCGTACCGGCTGCTCGCGGTCGCCGTCGCCGCGGGCGGCGCGCTCGCGCTGCCGCTGGCCGCCATGGCCTGGGGCATGGCGCTGCCGCTCGTGCTCGGGGCCGCCTTCCTCGCGGGGATCGGGCTCGATGTCGCGGTCGTCGCCTGGACCACCGCGTTCCAGCAGCATGTGCCCTCGGCGGAACAGGGCCGCATGAGCGCCTTCAACGGGGTCGGCGAACGGCTCGCCATCCCCCTCGGCTACCTCGTCACCGCGCTCGCGGTGCCCGCCTGGAGCAGTCAGGGGGTGCTCCTGGCCTGCGCCGCGCTGATCGTCGCGGCGACCGTGCTCAATCTCTGCGTCCCGGATCTGCACCGCGTCAACCGGATGCCCCGGGACACCCGCCCGG comes from the Streptomyces sp. SUK 48 genome and includes:
- a CDS encoding MFS transporter, with the translated sequence METATGSPKASKPPEASKTLESPLRLPAFRRFVVANVVSASGSAMAPIALAYSVIEEGGGAGSLGVVLAVNTVPTILFLLMGGLFADRWSRSRILFLGNLAAAGAQGRWP
- a CDS encoding MFS transporter, encoding MTVATGHATTASIAACGFVSGTAASFIVPATQGVVAQIVPGEHLQRANALLRLPGNTVKVLGPVVGGFVVALSGAAWALAFDACSFAVAAVLLLGLRLAVPPAAAGGVLADLRAGWTGFWSRTWLWTYTAAGTVLVAAWLAGFQLLGPLVAARRYAGARDWGLVQAAFSCGLLAGTLVCLRWKPYRLLAVAVAAGGALALPLAAMAWGMALPLVLGAAFLAGIGLDVAVVAWTTAFQQHVPSAEQGRMSAFNGVGERLAIPLGYLVTALAVPAWSSQGVLLACAALIVAATVLNLCVPDLHRVNRMPRDTRPAASPAGNPG